In Oryza glaberrima chromosome 8, OglaRS2, whole genome shotgun sequence, the following are encoded in one genomic region:
- the LOC127782501 gene encoding tryptophan decarboxylase 1: MGSLDTNPTAFSAFPAGEGETFQPLNADDVRSYLHKAVDFISDYYKSVESMPVLPNVKPGYLQDELRASPPTYSAPFDVTMKELRSSVVPGMTHWASPNFFAFFPSTNSAAAIAGDLIASAMNTVGFTWQASPAATEMEVLALDWLAQMLNLPTSFMNRTGEGRGTGGGVILGTTSEAMLVTLVAARDAALRRSGSDGVAGLHRLAVYAADQTHSTFFKACRLAGFDPANIRSIPTGAETDYGLDPARLLEVMQADADAGLVPTYVCATVGTTSSNAVDPVGAVADVAARFAAWVHVDAAYAGSACICPEFRHHLDGVERVDSISMSPHKWLMTCLDCTCLYVRDTHRLTGSLETNPEYLKNHASDSGEVTDLKDMQVGVGRRFRGLKLWMVMRTYGVAKLQEHIRSDVAMAKVFEDLVRGDDRFEVVVPRNFALVCFRIRAGAGAAAATEEDADEANRELMERLNKTGKAYVAHTVVGGRFVLRFAVGSSLQEEHHVRSAWELIKKTTTEMMN, encoded by the coding sequence ATGGGCAGCTTGGACACCAACCCCACGGCCTTCTCCGccttccccgccggcgaggGTGAAACCTTCCAGCCGCTCAACGCCGACGATGTCCGGTCCTACCTCCACAAGGCGGTGGACTTCATCTCGGACTACTACAAGTCCGTGGAGTCCATGCCGGTGCTGCCCAATGTCAAGCCGGGGTACCTGCAGGACGAGCTCagggcctcgccgccgacgtacTCGGCGCCGTTCGACGTCACCATGAAGGAGCTCCGGAGCTCCGTCGTCCCCGGGATGACGCACTGGGCGAGCCCCAACTTCTTCGCGTTTTTCCCCTCCACGAATAGTGCGGCCGCCATTGCCGGCGACCTCATCGCGTCGGCGATGAACACGGTCGGGTTCACGTGgcaggcgtcgccggcggccaccgagATGGAGGTGCTCGCGCTGGACTGGCTCGCGCAGATGCTCAACCTGCCGACGAGCTTCATGAACCGCACCGGCGAGGGGCGTGGCACCGGCGGTGGGGTTATTCTGGGGACGACCAGCGAGGCGATGCTCGTCAcgctcgtcgccgcgcgcgacgccgcgctgcggcggagcggcagcgacggcgtggCGGGACTCCACCGGCTCGCCGTGTACGCCGCCGACCAGACGCACTCCACGTTCTTCAAGGCGTGCCGCCTCGCCGGGTTTGATCCGGCGAACATCCGGTCGATCCCCACCGGGGCCGAGACCGACTACGGCCTCGACCCGGCGAGGCTGCTGGAGGTGATgcaggccgacgccgacgccgggcTGGTGCCCACCTACGTGTGCGCCACGGTCGGCACCACGTCGTCCAACGCCGTCGACCCGGTGGGCGCCGTGGCCGACGTCGCGGCGAGGTTCGCCGCGTGGGTGCACGTCGACGCGGCGTACGCCGGCAGCGCGTGCATCTGCCCGGAGTTCAGGCACCACCTCGACGGCGTGGAGCGCGTGGACTCCATCAGCATGAGCCCCCACAAATGGCTGATGACCTGCCTCGACTGCACCTGCCTCTACGTGCGCGACACCCACCGCCTCACCGGCTCCCTCGAGACCAACCCGGAGTACCTCAAGAACCACGCCAGCGACTCCGGCGAGGTCACCGACCTCAAGGACATGCAGGTCGGCGTCGGCCGCCGCTTCCGGGGGCTCAAGCTCTGGATGGTCATGCGCACCTACGGCGTCGCCAAGCTGCAGGAGCACATCCGGAGCGACGTCGCCATGGCCAAGGTGTTCGAGGACCTCGTCCGCGGCGACGACAGGTTCGAGGTCGTGGTGCCGAGGAACTTCGCGCTCGTCTGCTTCAGGATcagggccggcgccggcgccgccgccgcgacggaggaggacgccgacgaggcgAACCGCGAGCTGATGGAGCGGCTGAACAAGACCGGCAAGGCGTACGTGGCGCACACGGTGGTCGGCGGCAGGTTCGTGCTGCGCTTCGCGGTGGGCTCGTCGCTGCAGGAGGAGCATCACGTGCGGAGCGCGTGGGAGCTCATCAAGAAGACGACCACCGAGATGATGAACTAA